TCTCGACGGCGGCGTTCTGGAGTTCGTCGTCCTGATGAGGGTGTACGGCGGCGTACAGGCTCGGGCTGGCGCCCATCTCGCTGACCCGGTCGAGCAGGCGACGCAGGCGGGCGGGGTCGCGCAGGTCGATCGGGTCGATGCCGCCGGTCTGGCTCTCCAGCCGCAGGGCGGCCAGGTAGAGCTTCGCCTTGCTGCCGAAATACCTTGCGATCAGGGCCGGGTCGACACCGGCGCGGACCCCGATCTCGCGCAGCGTGGTCTTCTCGTAGCCGCGCTCGGCGAACAGCTCGCCGGCCGCTGTCAGCAGCAGCTCCCGGCTCTGGGCCGAGTTCCGTCGGCGGGTCTCGCTATCGGTGTTCATCGGCGGGCACTTCCGGTGGTCTCGGGAACGTCTTCCGGCTCAAAGCCAATCACGTTGGCGACCGCGGCGTCCGTAGCCTCCTCGAC
This window of the Kineosporia sp. NBRC 101731 genome carries:
- a CDS encoding TetR/AcrR family transcriptional regulator, with product MNTDSETRRRNSAQSRELLLTAAGELFAERGYEKTTLREIGVRAGVDPALIARYFGSKAKLYLAALRLESQTGGIDPIDLRDPARLRRLLDRVSEMGASPSLYAAVHPHQDDELQNAAVEMLEHRLLTPSRETAAKTGLDQAQLRAEVATAALAGVVLSRSSGTFQTLHQASSDDVARLVADMLTQLLDA